One window of the Nicotiana tabacum cultivar K326 chromosome 4, ASM71507v2, whole genome shotgun sequence genome contains the following:
- the LOC107776081 gene encoding LEAF RUST 10 DISEASE-RESISTANCE LOCUS RECEPTOR-LIKE PROTEIN KINASE-like 1.2 isoform X2 translates to MFQNQSHSFFFFFFFLSLLFLSLFFSSVKSSANDDAPSYAYCPKHNCSGVEVSYPFWRLDNYNATAPQYCGYPGFGISCSISHSQPYPILHLPGDAFYVKNIDYETNSLTLVDIDVFDVPCPRARHNLTLEHLPLDYSDSDLKLTFYFNCTKSLPQAYPAECLIKSGGKASYFYVGEISEPEDLNWIGICEEKVVATVTERGSFQNNDWIGGFGGAMGEGFVLDWRSASECGKCEDSHGRCGFNNSTQNLLCFCKDGTVKFDHCKGNKRDIRVKAAVGVSAAALTAFVACVFFFLYRRRQKKSDAGSSLISSSILSYPSSIADPEKASHYFGIPVFDYNELQEATSNFDSNKELGEGGFGTVYKGKLRDGRVVAVKRLYENNYKRVEQFRNEVKLLTRLHHRNLVTLYGCTSRHSRELLLVYEYIPNGTVADHLHGEHTKPGSLSWNTRMSIAVETASALTYLHNSDVIHRDVKTNNILLDNNFCVKVADFGLSRLFPTDATHVSTAPQGTPGYVDPQYHECYQLTSKSDVYSFGVVLIELISSLPAVDISRHRYEINLSNMAINKIQSNALHELADPSLGFDSNEKVKWMITAVAELAFQCLQNDRDLRPSMQEVLKSLLGIQSMDKAAGETKKASPGDDSGLLKNNALSLSPDSVIAKWTSSSRSTTSTSSTG, encoded by the exons ATGTTTCAGAATCAATCtcactccttcttcttcttcttcttcttcttgtctcttctttttctttctctgtttTTCTCCTCAGTTAAATCCAGTGCAAATGATGACGCTCCGTCTTATGCATATTGTCCTAAACATAACTGCAGTGGAGTTGAAGTTTCATATCCTTTCTGGAGGCTTGACAATTACAACGCAACCGCTCCTCAGTACTGTGGTTACCCTGGATTTGGCATCAGCTGCTCTATTTCTCATTCTCAACCATATCCTATTCTTCACCTTCCGGGTGATGCTTTCTACGTTAAAAATATAGATTATGAAACCAATTCCCTCACTCTAGTGGACATTGATGTTTTCGACGTGCCATGTCCCAGAGCACGTCACAATCTTACTTTAGAACACTTGCCTTTGGATTATTCGGATTCCGATCTGAAACTtacattttatttcaattgtacaAAATCTCTACCTCAAGCTTATCCCGCGGAGTGCTTAATAAAATCAGGTGGAAAAGCATCTTATTTCTATGTTGGGGAAATCAGTGAGCCGGAAGATTTGAACTGGATTGGGATTTGTGAGGAGAAAGTGGTGGCGACGGTGACGGAGAGGGGAAGCTTCCAGAACAATGATTGGATCGGAGGATTTGGTGGGGCCATGGGCGAGGGTTTCGTGCTGGACTGGCGGAGCGCGTCGGAGTGCGGCAAGTGTGAGGACTCACACGGGCGGTGTGGTTTCAACAATTCAACCCAGAATCTCTTGTGCTTTTGCAAAGATGGTACCGTTAAGTTTGATCATTGCAAAG GCAATAAAAGAGATATCAGAGTGAAGGCTGCCGTAG GTGTAAGTGCAGCTGCATTAACTGCCTTTGTGGCAtgtgtatttttctttctctatcgtcGTCGACAGAAGAAAAGTGACGCCGGTTCGtctttgatctccagtagcatccTTTCTTATCCCTCCTCAATAGCGGATCCTGAAAAGGCTTCACACTATTTCGGAATTCCCGTATTTGACTACAATGAACTGCAAGAAGCCACAAGCAATTTTGATTCCAACAAAGAACTTGGAGAAGGTGGCTTTGGCACAGTATACAAAG GTAAACTTCGAGATGGACGTGTTGTTGCCGTAAAACGTTTATATGAGAACAACTACAAGAGGGTTGAGCAATTCCGTAATGAAGTCAAACTCCTCACACGCTTGCACCATCGAAATCTAGTTACCCTTTATGGATGCACATCTCGCCATAGCCGCGAGCTTCTTCTTGTGTATGAATATATTCCCAATGGCACAGTTGCTGATCATCTTCATGGAGAACACACTAAGCCTGGATCGCTTTCATGGAATACACGAATGAGCATTGCCGTAGAAACGGCAAGTGCACTAACCTATCTCCACAATTCAGATGTCATTCACAGAGATGTAAAAACTAACAATATCCTCCTAGACAATAATTTCTGCGTCAAAGTAGCAGATTTTGGCTTGTCTCGGCTTTTCCCAACTGATGCTACTCACGTCTCAACAGCTCCACAGGGTACCCCTGGATATGTTGATCCCCAGTATCACGAATGCTATCAACTCACCAGCAAAAGTGATGTGTATAGTTTCGGGGTGGTACTAATCGAGCTTATATCCTCCCTACCAGCTGTTGATATCTCTAGGCATCGATATGAAATAAATCTGTCAAATATGGCAATTAACAAGATTCAGAGCAATGCATTACATGAGTTGGCTGATCCAAGTCTTGGTTTTGATTCCAATGAGAAGGTAAAGTGGATGATCACCGCCGTGGCAGAGTTGGCTTTCCAGTGTTTACAGAATGACAGGGATTTGAGACCATCCATGCAAGAGGTTTTGAAGTCTCTACTGGGAATTCAGAGTATGGACAAAGCTGCAGGAGAAACAAAGAAAGCAAGTCCTGGTGATGATTCTGGGCTGTTGAAGAATAACGCTTTATCTCTCTCACCCGATTCAGTTATTGCAAAATGGACTAGCAGTAGCAGGTCAACAACATCTACTTCTAGTACTGGCTAA
- the LOC107776081 gene encoding LEAF RUST 10 DISEASE-RESISTANCE LOCUS RECEPTOR-LIKE PROTEIN KINASE-like 1.2 isoform X1, with protein MVPLSLIIAKPTKSIVDEFSQMHAQSFRLPLLHSIITFIFFLITSSLSFGQENKQHTTCNSSYSCGNIRNIGFPFWGGDRPQECGLPQFELECEANHNPVMKIDNHDFRVLDIKGEKQTMRIARKDLEEDICPDRFGNTTLNDALFRYGSDSQAFVLFYDCPFDIPSEWKKFAFRCNINGDSSLGFYPDESFSSFWGPRYPRCEHKVMVPVVMKAFEQFKNEGSTKILELLKQGFDVVYNKSTECIVCEKSGGLCWSETNLTESTCLCRDRTYSYHCGYVTDQGNKRDIRVKAAVGVSAAALTAFVACVFFFLYRRRQKKSDAGSSLISSSILSYPSSIADPEKASHYFGIPVFDYNELQEATSNFDSNKELGEGGFGTVYKGKLRDGRVVAVKRLYENNYKRVEQFRNEVKLLTRLHHRNLVTLYGCTSRHSRELLLVYEYIPNGTVADHLHGEHTKPGSLSWNTRMSIAVETASALTYLHNSDVIHRDVKTNNILLDNNFCVKVADFGLSRLFPTDATHVSTAPQGTPGYVDPQYHECYQLTSKSDVYSFGVVLIELISSLPAVDISRHRYEINLSNMAINKIQSNALHELADPSLGFDSNEKVKWMITAVAELAFQCLQNDRDLRPSMQEVLKSLLGIQSMDKAAGETKKASPGDDSGLLKNNALSLSPDSVIAKWTSSSRSTTSTSSTG; from the exons ATGGTACCGTTAAGTTTGATCATTGCAAAG CCAACCAAGTCTATCGTTGATGAGTTCTCACAAATGCATGCTCAAAGCTTCCGTCTTCCTCTGCTCCATTCCATCATCACCTTCATATTCTTCTTGATCACTTCCTCACTATCTTTTGGCCAAGAAAATAAACAGCATACCACTTGTAATAGCTCCTACAGCTGTGGGAATATTCGGAACATCGGCTTCCCTTTCTGGGGTGGTGATCGACCTCAAGAATGCGGTCTTCCACAATTCGAGCTTGAATGTGAAGCCAACCATAATCCCGTAATGAAGATTGACAATCATGATTTCCGTGTACTTGACATCAAAGGAGAAAAGCAAACCATGAGAATTGCACGTAAAGATCTTGAAGAAGACATTTGTCCTGATAGATTTGGTAACACTACCTTGAATGATGCTCTTTTCCGCTATGGTTCTGACTCGCAAGCCTTCGTCCTGTTCTATGATTGTCCTTTCGATATACCTTCAGAATGGAAAAAGTTCGCCTTTAGATGCAATATCAATGGAGACTCCAGTCTTGGTTTCTATCCAGATGAGTCATTTTCATCATTCTGGGGCCCAAGGTACCCGAGATGTGAGCATAAGGTTATGGTTCCTGTTGTGATGAAGGCATTTGAGCAGTTCAAGAACGAAGGAAGTACGAAGATATTGGAGCTATTGAAGCAAGGGTTTGATGTGGTGTATAACAAAAGCACAGAATGTATAGTTTGTGAGAAGTCAGGCGGGTTATGTTGGTCAGAGACAAATCTTACGGAGTCAACGTGCCTTTGTAGGGATCGAACTTATTCCTATCACTGTGGTTATGTAACAGATCAAG GCAATAAAAGAGATATCAGAGTGAAGGCTGCCGTAG GTGTAAGTGCAGCTGCATTAACTGCCTTTGTGGCAtgtgtatttttctttctctatcgtcGTCGACAGAAGAAAAGTGACGCCGGTTCGtctttgatctccagtagcatccTTTCTTATCCCTCCTCAATAGCGGATCCTGAAAAGGCTTCACACTATTTCGGAATTCCCGTATTTGACTACAATGAACTGCAAGAAGCCACAAGCAATTTTGATTCCAACAAAGAACTTGGAGAAGGTGGCTTTGGCACAGTATACAAAG GTAAACTTCGAGATGGACGTGTTGTTGCCGTAAAACGTTTATATGAGAACAACTACAAGAGGGTTGAGCAATTCCGTAATGAAGTCAAACTCCTCACACGCTTGCACCATCGAAATCTAGTTACCCTTTATGGATGCACATCTCGCCATAGCCGCGAGCTTCTTCTTGTGTATGAATATATTCCCAATGGCACAGTTGCTGATCATCTTCATGGAGAACACACTAAGCCTGGATCGCTTTCATGGAATACACGAATGAGCATTGCCGTAGAAACGGCAAGTGCACTAACCTATCTCCACAATTCAGATGTCATTCACAGAGATGTAAAAACTAACAATATCCTCCTAGACAATAATTTCTGCGTCAAAGTAGCAGATTTTGGCTTGTCTCGGCTTTTCCCAACTGATGCTACTCACGTCTCAACAGCTCCACAGGGTACCCCTGGATATGTTGATCCCCAGTATCACGAATGCTATCAACTCACCAGCAAAAGTGATGTGTATAGTTTCGGGGTGGTACTAATCGAGCTTATATCCTCCCTACCAGCTGTTGATATCTCTAGGCATCGATATGAAATAAATCTGTCAAATATGGCAATTAACAAGATTCAGAGCAATGCATTACATGAGTTGGCTGATCCAAGTCTTGGTTTTGATTCCAATGAGAAGGTAAAGTGGATGATCACCGCCGTGGCAGAGTTGGCTTTCCAGTGTTTACAGAATGACAGGGATTTGAGACCATCCATGCAAGAGGTTTTGAAGTCTCTACTGGGAATTCAGAGTATGGACAAAGCTGCAGGAGAAACAAAGAAAGCAAGTCCTGGTGATGATTCTGGGCTGTTGAAGAATAACGCTTTATCTCTCTCACCCGATTCAGTTATTGCAAAATGGACTAGCAGTAGCAGGTCAACAACATCTACTTCTAGTACTGGCTAA